The genomic interval CGGGTTATTCAAACAGAAGTATTCAATAATAATGGGAAACGGGCTTATGTGTCGCTTTTTGGAAGTGACATCATAATTAACAATGTCGGTGAAAAAGATGCGGATGGAGAAGTGGTTCCAACCCGATTTTCTTTCAATGACATGTGTAAGGATCCAAATTCGAATAAACTTATTTTAGCCAGTGCTCAAAGTGGGGGTAGTGCCATTCATATTATTGATTTTGATAATAAAAAATGGAGAAAGGATTTTGAAAATCTAATGCCTCCAGGAAAAATACAAGACATTCTTGTAAATACAAAAATCATAAAAGACAATTTAAAGAAGTTTGAAAAACCTTCTTATCAAAAAGAATCGGCTACGGTTTATTTGATGTCCGAAAACAGAAAAAAAGACGGTGCTGCTATAGCAATAGACCGTATTGAGGCTAAATATAAAAATCCTGTTTTCTTAAACGGAGGTAGTTTTGATAAGGAAAATTGGGACCGTTCTGCTATGCCCAGCGAAGTGTACAAAAACAAACGCGATGGTAGAATGAAATACGTATTAACACAAGATCAAGTGCTGGAAATACTGGCTAAAAAACACAAAGAATCCAACGGAAAAGGAATTTCCTATTGGGGAGGTCATGGTAACGATCCCTATATGTACCAAGTAGAAACAACCAAAAAAGGATTGGATTTGGCAAACGGAAACAAAACAGTAATCATCTATCCTGAGGTAGAAGACCATTCGGAGGCTTTTAATTTTGTGATGAACGATTTAATGTTGCCCTTGGCAGAGTATGCAAAAACCAAAAATGGTAGTTTGTACTTGCGTAACAAGCATTTGTTTTGGCAGTCGAGCGTGTATATGGACAAATGGAAACCATTGGTTTCTGGAAAGTACGCCAGTGTATTTGTACCTGCCATGGAAGAAACCACCGATAAATCTATGGAACTGAGTTTTACTGCTAGATTAGGACTTTGGGCAGCTGGTTCTGTAGATAGTTTTGGAGCACGTTGCGCTAGAGACAATACTAGTTTTGACCGTTTGCGTCAGCATTCGAACCAAACGTTACCCAATCATTTTCTACGAACAATGGTGTATTCTATTTCTAGTGGGGCGCAGTTTATTGATAATTTTCCTGTAGATCAGGAATACATGAGCATGCTTTGGGACTTAGTGGCTCAAGGTGCTATATATGTGCCACAACGTGCTGATATTTTGAGCTTTTCACCGGTGCATTTAAGCATTGCTAATCCCGATGAAGACTATCTAAACGATGCCAGTAACGTAAAATGGTTGACGTTTTTTGATAAAGATAAAAAAGACAGTGAACCTTTTGCTTTCAGTAGATTAAACGGTACATGGCCAGGAGCGCCGTTAACCGAATGGGATTTTTCTAGATACGCTGCCGGTGCAACCGAAAGAAGACTGAATTTTATTCCGAAATATAGTAACGGGATGGTTTTGATTACGCCACCACAATTTGGTGTTTTTGCAGATAAAACCGCTTTTAGAAAACCATTGGTTGATAATATTCATCCTTGGTACAAAAACATCATGAAAGAATATTATTCGGATGGTAAAAACTATTTTTCTGCTGACGGAAAAACGACTTATGCGCCAAATGAATATTACAAAGTGATTGAAGACGATATTAAAAAAAGTGCTGCCTTGATTCCGATTACGGTTTCTGGAAATGTAGGTTGGGTTGTAGCACAAGTTGGTCCAAAGCAATTGCGTTTAACATTGGTTGAAAACGGATATATCAATCCAAATAATGCCAAAGCAATTGTGAAAATAAATAACATCAAAGTGAAGAAAATAAAAGATATTTTGAATAACGAAGAGTTTAAAGGAACTGCAAATTCTACGGTTGAAATTGATATTCCATTGGGAGGATTTCGTTTTATCGATATTGAGTTAGAAGATAAATTGTAGTTTATTGCGGTTTGTGTTTTAGATTTACTGAGATTGTATTATGTAGGATTGTCAGGTTGAGCGCAGTCGAAACCATGTTCAGATTAATAATGGATCTCGACTACGATCAAGCTTATAAAGTATAATGTCTGAAATAATTAGTATCAAAAACCTTGAAGTCATTGGATTTCGAGGTTTTTTGTTTTTAATAGGTTTCCTGTCTTCAGCCCTGTTTAGCCCCGAGCGAAAGCGAACAGACGAAGTAATCATCAAGAATCTAAAAAATTGGTATAATTAATTTTTTAGATTCTCAGTAATTTGTAGCCAAAAATAATTGGTGCGTTTGCCCTGCCTGTTTGATTGTGATTCATTAGATAAGATGCGTATAAATATTTATATTTGTTTATCTTTTTAATTATTCTAAAACCAAAGGCTACAATGCGACAACTGCTTAATTCTATTTATTTGTTATCGTTTTTTAATTTGTGCGCACAAGAGGAAATCAAAGAGGCACAATCACCAATGATAGTGATTGATTCTTTGTATCGTGAGGATCAATTTTATTTTGGTTTTACGTTTAATAATTTAAATAACAAACCGTCTGGTTTATCCCAAAATAAGTTCTCGACTGGTTTCTCGGTAGGTTTTTTAAGAGATATGCCAGTGAATAAAAAAAGAACTCTGGCACTTGCTTCGGGAGTTGGGTTCACATATAACAATTTTATTCAAAATTTAGATATCGAACAAACTGGTGAAACTATTACTTATGCACTCTTTGCTTCATCAGAGGATTATAGTAAAAATAGATTTTCGCAACTTTTTGTAGATGTACCAATAGAATTTCGTTGGCGAACATCAACTTATGAATCCTATAAGTTTTGGCGTATTTATAGTGGTGTAAAATTTAGTTATTTAATTTATGACCGTTATGTTTCTACTGATGCAAAAGGGACTACGGTGATCACAAATAACAAGGATTTTGATAAGTTACAGTATGGAATTTATCTAGCTACAGGTTACAATACTTTTAATATCTATGCCTATTACGGCCTGAATGCCCTTTTTAAATCGGCAAAAGTTAATGGTGAGCAAATTGACATGAAAGCCTTTAATGTGGGGGTTATTTTCTATATCTTATAACCAGACATAGAGTAACAACATTTGCGGAATACTACCTAGTAAAAAGCCAATGGTGAGTTCTTTTCGAGTGTGTGCTTTCATTTTAAGTCGTGAGGCTGCTACAGCTGCATTCATAATGATCAAAAAGGGAACCCAAATAGTACCATAGGTTTCGAAATGCATATTCAAACCAAATACAAAAAGGGTCAAAGCACTAATTCCCATCATGTGAAGACTCGCTTTTATTTTTGCAAATAATAGGACTAAAGCGATAAGCGTACTGAGTAATCCTCCCAAAAAGAAAAAATGAAACTCGGGATAGAGTTCAATCGTAATTCCTTTTTTGACCAATAAGATAATCAAAAAACATTGAATAACTAAAGGCATTTTACGCTCCCCTAATTTGGGAATCATAGCAGAACTAATCTTACCAATAGATCGTAATAAGAAAAAAACAATAAGCGGTAGAATGATAGTAACTACAATTACTTGGAGAAAAATAATTGCTTTCTCTTTGGTGACAGTGTACGAATGATTCGCAAATACATAAAAAAATGTCGCGTATAAGGGAATGAATAAGGGGTGAAAAACATAAGAAAAGGAGACGAGAAACTTTTTCAAAGTGGTGGTTTTAGTTAGTGTAACAAATATAATAAAATTGTTGCTGATAATAGGTCGGTTAACAGTGCTTTCACTGTTGACAATTTATACTATTTGAACAGTTAACTATTAAAGAAATCAAGGTTTATTAAGTCTTAAATATTCTTAATTTCTTAATGGTGTTAAAAAACAGTTTCGACGGGAGTAGTTAAAATGTTCAGTTACTATGGAATAGGAGGTTTTTTAAAATAATAGACTTGCATTATAAGGAAATGATTCAGAAGTACTATTTTTGAGAAAGATTATAAAAAGACCATGAGCATTCTATTAAAAAATATTATTTCAGTTTTTTCGGCTACCTGTTATGGAGATATCTCCTCGGTGATTATAGATCATATTTCTATTGATAGTCGATCTTCACATAATGGTTCGAACACGTTGTTTTTTGCTTTGATTGGTCCTAATAATAATGCCCATCTTTATATAGAAGAATTAATCAGTGAAGGCGTAAACAACTTTGTAGTGAGTTATATTCCGGAGGGATTAGACGACAAAGCCAATTTCATAGTTGTTGAAAATACATTGGTGGCTTTTCAAATTTTCGCCATCTATTACCGAGGATTATTTGATTTTCCAGTAATTGGAATTACAGGCAGTAACGGTAAAACGATAGTCAAAGAATGGCTTAATTTTCTGTTGAGTCCCGATTTTAATATTATCCGTTCTCCAAAAAGTTTTAATTCGCAAGTAGGCGTTCCTTTGTCCGTCATTGCAATCAATGAAAAACACAATTTAGGGATTTTTGAAGCAGGGATTTCGACCATTTCTGAGATGGAAAAGTTAGAGCCTATTGTGAAACCTACAATTGGGGTTTTGACCAATATAGGAACCTCGCACGATGAGGGTTTTGAAAACACTACTCAAAAGATTGCCGAAAAATTATTGCTTTTTAAAAGTTCTGATGTTTTAATTTATAAAAAAGACGAAAGAGTAGATGCTTTGATTTCGTCAAAGAGGACAACATTTAGTTGGAGTTTTGACAATGAAAATGTAGATGTTTTTGTGACCGAAACTAAAATTTCAAATAAAAAAACAACCATTTTCTATCAGTTTAAGGGTGGTCTATATGAAATAGATATTCCATTTGAAGACATGGCTTCAATTGAAAATGCAATTTCGTGTTTATTAGTTTTACTATACATGAAGTATGATAATGTGACGATTCATTCCAGAATGGAGTTGTTGTATCCTGTTGAAATGCGATTGGAAGTCAAGAACGGTATCAATAATTGTAATTTGATTGATGATAGTTACAGTTCTGATTTTCAGTCGTTGAAGATCGCTTTAGATTTCTTAGAAAGTCAGAATAAATTCCAAAAGAAAACACTCATCCTATCGGATATTTTTCAAAGCGGACTTACGGATGAAGAGCTGTATGGCCGAGTAGCAAAATTGGTTGTTGCTAATAATATCCAGCGCGTAATAGGGATCGGACAAACGATTTCGGAATTTAAAAATCGATTTGTAAATTGTGTCACCTATGCACACACATCTGATTTTTTAGCTGATTTTGAAAATTTGGATTTCTCCAATGAAACAATTTTGGTCAAAGGCGCTCGTTCTTTTGAATTTGAAGAAATTGTGGCCGTTTTGGAACAAAAAAAGCACGAAACGGTTCTGGAAATCAACCTGAATGCCTTGAGTTATAATTTGAATTTTTATAAAGCCAAATTAAAACCCAATATCAAAATAATGGTCATGGTCAAAGCCTTTGGTTATGGCAATGGAGGACTAGAAATTGCCAGTTTACTGGAACATCATCAAGTGGATTATTTAGGTGTGGCTTTCGCCGATGAAGGAATATCGTTGAAAAATGACGGAATCCGTCTGCCGATTATGGTACTGAATCCTGAGAGCACTAGTTTTTCTTCCATTATTCAGCACCAATTAGAACCGGAGATTTATAATCTAAGAGGCTTAAATAATTTCTTGAAAATTGCGGAACATAAGAAACTAAAACATTTCCCAATTCATATCAAACTCGATACAGGAATGCATCGATTAGGTTTTGAACGAAACGATATTCTAGAATTAATTCAAACTTTAAAAGAGAATGATGCGGTACAAGTCAAAAGTATTTTGTCGCACATGGCTACAAGTGATGATAAAGTACACTATGAATTTGCCAAAGGACAAATTCAGCTTTTTGAAGAACTGTCTTCTCAAATGATGACCGAACTGCAAATCAATCCTATCAGACATATTTTGAATACATCAGGGATTAGTAATTTTCCGGAAGCGCAATTCAATATGGTACGATTGGGAATTGGGATTTACGGAGTTTCAAACGATCCCGAAGAGCAGAAATTTCTTGAAAATGTAGGAACATTAAAATCAGTGATTTCACAAATCCGTACTATTCCAGCAGGAGATAGCGTAGGCTACGGCAGACGCTTCATGGCCCAAAAAGAAACCAAAGTTGCCACCATTCCTATTGGTTATGCTGATGGAATTTCCCGTGCATGGGGCAATGGAATTGGTTATGTTACTATAAAAAATAGGAAAGCTAAAATCCTTGGTAGCGTTTGCATGGATATGTTAATGGTCGAGGTGACCGACGTGGATTGTATAGAAGGGGATGATGTAATTATTTTTGGTGAAAGCCCTACCGTTATCGAAATGGCGCACGCCTTGAATACCATTCCATATGAAATTTTGACAAGTATCTCACAACGGGTTAAACGTGTCTTTTATCGGTAATTATAGCTTTTAGTCTTGAAATGTTAAATTGTATTAACATTATTCGTATTTTAGTTTTTATGTTTAACTAAATAAATAATAGATATGGGATTTTTTAGTGATTTTAAAGCATCTTTAATGAAAGGTGATGTGTTGAGTTTAGCAACAGCAGTAGTAATTGGTGCTGCATTTGGTAAAATAATTGGTTCCGCTGTTAGTGATGTAATTATGCCTATTGTTGGTTTAATAACTGGAGGAGTTGATTTTACAACAAAATTCATTACTCTTGATGGGAATACTTATGAAAACCTTGAAGCGGCCCAAGAAGCAGGAGCAGCTGTGATTACTTATGGTAACCTTGTACAGGCGACTATTAATTTTGTAATTATTGCCTTTTTTGTTTTTGTTATTTTAAGAGCGGCTGAAGCATCTAAGAAGAAAGAAGAAGCTGCAGCGCCAGCACCACCAGCAGGTCCTACCCAGGAGGAATTGTTAATTCAAATTAGAGATTTGTTGAAAAAATAATATCGTTACATTATATATTCTACCAAAACCGCTTCTTAATCGAGGCGGTTTTTTTATGCTATGAAAACTTGAACCATTTAGGAGTTGCCATTTATTAAGTCTTAAAGCTCTTAGTTGCTTAAAAGGACTAAAAAAATGCTTTTTACTTTTATAATGATATTCGGTTAGTTGTTTTGTGGTTAATATTAAATGTGGTTTCTGTTTATTATATTCTTTAAAATGAGTTGTTTAGTATTTTTTCAGTTGTAAAAAGTTATATTTGTAACATTTTGTTATTTTTTGTTAGCGCGCTTGTTTTGAATTAGATATTACTTACTTTTGCAGTTCAAAAAGTAAATTAGAAATAAATAATAAAAATATACGATGAGAATAGCAGTAGTAGGAGCTACCGGTATGGTGGGCGAGATCATGTTAAAAGTATTAGCTGAAAGAAATTTTCCAGTAACTGAGTTAATTCCTGTTGCTTCAGAAAAGTCAGTTGGAAAAGAAATTGAGTTCAAAGGAACGAAATACAAAGTAGTAGGTTTACAAACTGCTGTAGATATGAAAGCGGACATCGCTTTGTTTTCTGCAGGTGGAGAAACTTCATTAGTTTGGGCGCCTAAGTTTGCCGAAGCTGGAACTACTGTAATTGACAACTCATCAGCTTGGAGAATGGATCCTACTAAAAAATTAGTAGTTCCTGAAATCAATGCTTCTGAATTGACTGCAACCGATAAAATCATTGCAAATCCAAACTGTTCTACCATTCAAATGGTATTGGCTTTGGCTCCATTGCACAAAAAATACAATGTAAAACGTGTGATCGTTTCTACTTACCAATCTATTACAGGAACAGGTGTAAAAGCAGTGCAACAATTCGAAAACGAATGTGCAGGTATAGAAGGTGATATGGTGTACAAATACAAAATCAACCGCAACTGCATCCCGCAATGTGATAGTTTTGAGGATAACGGATATACCAAAGAAGAGATGAAATTGGTAAACGAAACCAAAAAAATATTAGGTGATGACACTATCAAATTAACTGCTACTGCTGTTCGTGTGCCTGTTGTAGGTGGACATAGTGAGGCTGTAAATGTTGAGTTCTCTAATGATTTTGACGTTAACGAAGTAAGAACATTATTGCACAACACTGACGGAATCACAGTTCAAGACAACTTAGATACATTCACTTACCCAATGCCAAGATACGCTGAAGGTAAAAACGATGTTTTTGTAGGTAGAATTCGTCGTGACGAAAGCCAAGCAAACACATTAAACATGTGGATTGTTGCAGACAACTTGAGAAAAGGTGCTGCTACAAACACAATTCAAATTGCAGAATACCTAGTTGCAGCCAAATTGGTGTAATTACGAGTGCATCTTTTATTTAAAGACTTATAATGATATTAACCATCTGGTTCTCTAACAAGAGAATTAGGTGGTTTTTTGCTTACTGTTTTTATCTGTTTACAGAGGGTTAGAAACAAAACGTGTGAACTAGACAATTGACTTAGTAAGCCTAAAGATAAAGAAGTCATTTTTTTTTAGTGGTCCCAAATTATAGTTAAAACGGTGTACTTTAGTGCATTTCGCTTTAGCTTCTAAAAACTTTTTGCCACAGATTATTTGGATTAGAAGGATTTAATCTGTGGAAATCAATTTAATCAGTGGCTAATTTTCTTTTTTTTGTAATTCATCCTTGCAGACTTTAAGTCTGCCAACCAAATCTATGGACTTTAAGTTCATAGAGTGGTTTATTCAAGTTCTAATGATTGATTTTGGCTTCAGATAAACGACAAAAAGTAATTTTCAAACACTTTAAAACAATTAAAATTAGGTAAAAGACTACGTTATATGCAAACAAACGTCTTACGTCGGTTATAATTGTGTTTAATAGATGTTTTTGCTAAATTTAATACAGCTTAACAACATAAATCAAGTTCTTCATAAGAAATATTTGCTAGTTGATAAGTCATTTTAATCCTTTGATTTTTTGTCTTTAAAATCAGATTTAATTGTATTTTAGTCATGGAGAAAGATAGCAAAAATAGCCAAACAGAGTATAGTAAAAAACTAAGTATAATAGTAATCTTGCTTCTGATGAATTTTACAAGTATTTTGTACGCACAAACACGTGCGATCACAAACACTACTGCCTCGGTATCCATCTTAAGAACTTATGAGATCAAAAAAATTTCAGATCTCACCGTAAATAATATTAGTCCTAAAAATAATTCTTCACAAACTAAACGTACTAATAACGCAAGTACAAGTTCATATAATAGTAAATCAGGAACTACAGCAGTAAACATTACAGAAGCTTCTTTTAGTGTTTCAGATGCAAGTAATTCTACCTATAGTGTAGACTTGAATATTAGTGAGCTTTTAGTCTTTAACGGTGTTGAGATTATGAATGTGGACAAACTAACCTGTTTAACATCAAAAGTAAATCATGAAGGAGCAGATTTAATTTACTTCGGAGCCACCATTCATGTGAATTCTGATCAAGCTAGCGGAATCTATTCTAATTTAGGTTCTGACCTGGAAGTATCTGTCAATTATAATTAAAACACTCATTTTGATCTAATTGTAAGTGATAATGCTGCATTATTTTTAAATAACAAAAACAATATGTTGTTGTATAGTGTTTATCTGGTTACGAATTGGTGATGGTAAAATAGAGATCGTTTGTTTTTAAATAATTGCCGAAATCCATTTAAAAATAGGTAGTAATTTAAAGTCTTGATTTTTGTATCATAGTTTCGCTATCTTTGTCCCGCATGAAAAAGAAACAGATTGTCATAGCCTTTTCACTTGGGTTAACCGTATTGTTGTCAATACTGTTGCAGTCTTTTCATGCGCAAGTACATCATTACGAGGAAGTAGCGCAGCATTATTGCCATCATGAAAATCAAGGGCATAAAGCGCAAATAACGCACCACCATTACAAAGCAGAATCCTGTACAGTTTGTCATTTCTCGTTTGGCAGCTACATTACAATAGCATTTCCTAATTATCAGTTTTATTTTAACTATAAACTGATTCCTTATTTTTCGGTAACTGCCGAGAAAATAATTTCTTTTTCTGGGAGTTTATATTCCCTTCGTGGCCCCCCTTTTTACAGTAAATAATTTAATTTGGTTTAATTTTTAAACCAGCAGCCCAATAAGTTGTGAGATCCGCGTTTTCGCGATAGCGAATCCATGTCTTGTTCGCATTTTTTACTCGCATAGCGGGAAACAATTACATTATTTATAAAATAAATTTATGAGAAATTATATATTAGTCTTATTCCTAGGACTAAGTACACTATTGCAAGCACAACAACGATTATCAGGAATCGTAATGAATATTCAAAATCAACCCTTGCCCGCCGTATCAGTTTATATATCTGAATTGCACAAAGGCACCACCACCAATGTAAGCGGGAAATTCTCATTTGTAAATTTACCCAAAGGAGAGCTAAAGCTTCGTTTTGTTTTGGTAGGTTATGGGACTCAAAATATAACAGTGAGCCAGCTTCAAAAAGATGAAATACTTCAGGTAACTATGGACGAAACTTTATTCGAAATGGATGAGGTGATTGTTTCAACGGCCTTTAGTAAGATTCAGTCACAAAACGTGATGAAAGTTTCACACGAAAGTATTCAGTCGCTTCAAGAAAAAGGAACTGCGACGTTGATAGAAGGCCTAGCGACTATCCCTGGAGTTTCACAAGTTTCTACAGGAACTTCGATTGGAAAACCTGTTATTCGTGGGTTGAGCGGTAATCGCGTTTTGGTGTATTCACAAGGCGTTCGTATCGAAAACCAACAATTCGGTGACGAACATGGTTTAGGGTTAAATGACTCTGGAGTAGAAAGTGTTGAGGTGATCAAAGGCCCCGCTTCTTTATTGTACGGTTCAGATGCTTTGGGGGGTGTTTTATATTTCAATCCAGAAAAATTTGCTGATGCTCATAGTTTTAAAGCGAATTTTAGCCAAAAAATATTTTCAAATACTTTGGGTTCGAATACATCTTTGGGGTTGAAAACATCAACCGAAAATTGGAAATATTTGGTTCGAGGGAATTTCTCTACACATTCCGATTATACCGTTCCCAATGGAGATCGAGTAACCAATACACGCTACAATGAATCTGATTTTAAAACAGGAATAGGGTATAGTAATTCAAATTTCTCTTCTGTTTTTCGATACAATTACAACAAACTCGATCTTGGAATTCCTGAAAATGGAATCGATGCCCAATCGACTTCTAAAACAACGGATTTTCCGCGTCAAGGTATTGCCAATCATTTGTTGAGTATGAACTCAGTGATTTATTTAGGGAGTTCTAAATTAGATCTTGATTTAGGATATATTTCTAATAATCGAAGAGAATTTGAGGAAAGTCCAACAGCAATTTTAGATATGCAACTCAATACTTTTAATTTCAATGCCAAATACCATTTGCCAAAAATAGGAGCAATCGAGTCTATTGTTGGAGTCCAAGGTATGCGACAAACCAATACCAATTCTGGCGAAGAATTTTTAATTCCAGATGCCAAGACCAATGATTTTGGTGTTTTTGGAACCGCTAATTACGAATGGAAATCCAGTGTTATTCAGGGAGGACTTCGTTATGATAACCGAAAAATTAAAACCGAAGAACATGGCGACATTGGTGATGAAGGCTATTTCAAAGCTATCAACCGTTCTTTTGATAGCTTTAATGCGTCTTTGGGGTACAAAACCGATTTGGCTACCGATTTGATTTTGCGAATCAATCTGGCCTCTGGATTTAGAGCGCCTAACCTAGCTGAGTTGTCCTCAAACGGTGTCCACGAAGGAACTTATCGCTACGAAATAGGTAATGCTGATTTGAAAAATGAGCAAAATATTCAAACTGATTTGAATATCGAGTACAAGAATTCACATTTTGAGTTTTTTGTCAATGGGTTTTACAACCACATTAATAATTTTATTTATATCAATCCTACAGGAGCAACGCTTGAAGATAATTTAGTTTTTGAGTACATTCAAGACAATGCAAAATTATACGGTGGTGAAGCTGGATTGCATTTTCATCCACATCCATTGGACTGGTTGCATTTTGAAACTAGTTTTGAAACCGTAACAGGCAAAAAACAAAATAATGATTATTTGCCCATGATTCCAGCCAACAATTGGAACAATACTGTTCGAGCCGAATTTAAAATTAAAGATTGGTTGAAAGATGGTTTTGCAACATTGAGTTATAATGCTACTTTTAATCAAAAAAACGTCAGTGGTTTTGAAACCGCTTCTAGTGGGTATAACTTGATGAATCTAGGTTTTGGAGGAAAAGTTGCCTTGGGAAAAACTATTTTCAGGATGAATATAAACGGAAATAATATTTTCAATAAAAGCTACATCGCCCATCTTTCCCGCTTAAAAACCGATGGTATTCCCAATATGGGAAGAAACATCGTTTTGGGTGTGAACTTTGATTTGTAGATTATCATTTATTTCAAAACGCTATTCGAAAGAGTAGCGTTTTTTTTTGCCTCTGATTAAAAGGATTAGGATTGATTTTTTTAGTTTTAAATTTCTTTGATTGCACTGATTTTTTAATAATCTAATCGAAAAAAGAGACACGCAGATTTCGCTAATTTTGGCAGATTTTTCTAAGAGTTTCGGCGTAAATCTTTAGTATCTGCGTGCTTTAAATTATGGATAATTGAATTAGTTTGTATTTTTTTTAATTTCTCCTATCTGCATTCCAAAAGCATGCAATCCATTCTTAAATATTCTCTAATCAGCATTCCAAAGTAGCTTCTTAAATGTTTTTATACCATTTTGGTTTTGAATTTACTGTTATATAATGGTTGATGATTGTCTGGTTGAGCGCAGTCGAAACCTCGCTCTATGGAATAGTAAATAATCTCGACTTCGCTCGATTTGGCAAAATTCAAAACAGTAAATTCAATAATAAAATAGTACTATATTTCTTATATAGTTTAAAAACAAACCCAATCCATCTTAATTTCTAGATGGTTCAAAAAATACAATTGTAATTCGCTATTTTTGTTAAGCTTACTAAATACACACATGAAAAAAATACTCCTACTAATGACGACAATTTCCGCTTTTGGACAAAATAACATCCATTATCCACAAACACAAAAAGGGACTGTAACCGATAATTACTTTGGTACCATCGTGCCAGATCCGTACCGCTGGCTTGAAGACGATCGCTCATCCGAAACTGCCGCTTGGGTTAAGGCGCAAAATGAACTTACTTTTAATTATCTAAAACAAATTCCATTTCGAGAGACAATCAAAACCCGAATGGAACAGTTGTGGAATTACGAAAAAGAAAGCGCCCCTTTCAAAGAAGGAAACTATACATACTATTACAAAAATGACGGTTTGCAAAATCAATCGGTGTTGTGGAGAAAAGGCGAAAAAGGCAAAGAAGAAATTTTCTTAGACCCGAATACTTTTTCTAATGATGCGACAACTTCATTAGGTGAAATTAGTTTTTCCAAAGACGGTTCATTAGTCGCATATTCGATTTCTGAGGGCGGAAGCGACTGGCGCAAAGTCATTATCATCAATGCCGTTACCAAACAAAAAATAGACGAAACCTTAATCGATGTCAAATTCAGTGGACTGTCCTGGATAGGA from Flavobacterium ovatum carries:
- a CDS encoding TonB-dependent receptor, producing the protein MRNYILVLFLGLSTLLQAQQRLSGIVMNIQNQPLPAVSVYISELHKGTTTNVSGKFSFVNLPKGELKLRFVLVGYGTQNITVSQLQKDEILQVTMDETLFEMDEVIVSTAFSKIQSQNVMKVSHESIQSLQEKGTATLIEGLATIPGVSQVSTGTSIGKPVIRGLSGNRVLVYSQGVRIENQQFGDEHGLGLNDSGVESVEVIKGPASLLYGSDALGGVLYFNPEKFADAHSFKANFSQKIFSNTLGSNTSLGLKTSTENWKYLVRGNFSTHSDYTVPNGDRVTNTRYNESDFKTGIGYSNSNFSSVFRYNYNKLDLGIPENGIDAQSTSKTTDFPRQGIANHLLSMNSVIYLGSSKLDLDLGYISNNRREFEESPTAILDMQLNTFNFNAKYHLPKIGAIESIVGVQGMRQTNTNSGEEFLIPDAKTNDFGVFGTANYEWKSSVIQGGLRYDNRKIKTEEHGDIGDEGYFKAINRSFDSFNASLGYKTDLATDLILRINLASGFRAPNLAELSSNGVHEGTYRYEIGNADLKNEQNIQTDLNIEYKNSHFEFFVNGFYNHINNFIYINPTGATLEDNLVFEYIQDNAKLYGGEAGLHFHPHPLDWLHFETSFETVTGKKQNNDYLPMIPANNWNNTVRAEFKIKDWLKDGFATLSYNATFNQKNVSGFETASSGYNLMNLGFGGKVALGKTIFRMNINGNNIFNKSYIAHLSRLKTDGIPNMGRNIVLGVNFDL